In Arthrobacter citreus, a genomic segment contains:
- the msrB gene encoding peptide-methionine (R)-S-oxide reductase MsrB, which yields MTEDTTGTVPVQKTDEQWREELSPQEYQVLRKAGTERPYTGEYWDTKTAGVYQCRACGSDLFTSSEKFDSHCGWPSFFAPLAEGKVRYLHDRSMGMDRVEVRCANCDSHMGHLFEGEGFDTPTDQRFCINSISVKLVPAGDAASAGDQPGAAK from the coding sequence ATGACTGAAGACACCACCGGAACCGTCCCGGTACAAAAGACAGACGAGCAGTGGCGCGAGGAGCTGAGCCCGCAGGAATACCAGGTCCTCCGCAAGGCCGGCACCGAACGCCCCTACACCGGCGAATACTGGGATACGAAGACTGCAGGCGTTTACCAGTGCCGGGCCTGCGGCAGCGACCTGTTCACGTCCAGCGAGAAGTTCGACTCTCATTGTGGCTGGCCTTCCTTCTTCGCCCCGCTGGCCGAGGGCAAGGTGCGCTACCTCCATGACCGCAGCATGGGCATGGACCGGGTTGAAGTGCGCTGCGCCAACTGCGACTCGCATATGGGACACCTGTTCGAGGGCGAGGGTTTTGACACCCCCACCGACCAGCGTTTCTGCATCAACTCCATCTCCGTGAAGCTGGTTCCCGCCGGGGATGCGGCATCGGCCGGCGACCAGCCCGGCGCTGCCAAGTAG
- a CDS encoding V-type ATP synthase subunit D gives MSGFRGSGSRADRADVERRLATATRGAELLDRKQRILQRAIEGLQEKADSTRKAWTEQAAAAALWLQRSAGLDGEDRINASVPADTAVAEVQWGGAMGISYPEGARCVLPAASPTGGSSALAFTAAAHRTALDAAIAAASAARALLLVSEELETTRTRQRAVENRWIPLLQEQLDEIKRKVAEQELEESLRLRWSAGLI, from the coding sequence GTGAGCGGATTCAGGGGCAGCGGCAGCCGCGCGGACAGGGCCGACGTGGAGCGCCGGCTGGCAACCGCCACCCGCGGAGCCGAACTGTTGGACCGTAAGCAGCGCATCCTGCAGCGCGCCATTGAAGGGCTGCAGGAGAAGGCCGACTCCACCCGGAAAGCCTGGACCGAGCAAGCCGCGGCCGCTGCACTGTGGCTGCAGCGCAGTGCCGGCTTGGACGGGGAGGACCGCATCAATGCCTCCGTCCCGGCTGACACCGCCGTCGCCGAGGTGCAGTGGGGCGGAGCAATGGGCATCTCCTACCCCGAGGGAGCACGCTGCGTGCTCCCTGCAGCTTCTCCTACCGGAGGAAGCTCCGCTCTTGCCTTCACGGCAGCCGCCCACCGGACAGCGCTCGACGCAGCCATAGCTGCGGCGAGTGCGGCACGGGCACTCTTGTTGGTGTCCGAAGAACTGGAAACCACCCGCACCCGGCAGCGGGCAGTGGAGAACCGGTGGATCCCCCTGCTGCAGGAGCAGCTGGACGAAATCAAGCGCAAAGTCGCCGAGCAGGAACTCGAGGAGAGCCTGCGCCTGCGCTGGTCCGCGGGGCTGATCTAA
- a CDS encoding SufE family protein: MSATTPETSIPEQLAEIVDDFQALEEAERLELLLEFSQSLPDLPAEIADRPELMEQVVECQSPVFLSLDVDDSPEHLVSLFFKAPREAPTTRGFASVLYEGLNGLPAAQILAVPADVPDRLGLTRAITPLRMRGMSAMLGRIKRRLAEHEKLAQP, from the coding sequence ATGAGTGCCACCACCCCCGAAACGTCCATCCCGGAGCAGCTGGCCGAGATTGTCGATGACTTCCAGGCCCTGGAGGAAGCCGAGCGCCTTGAGCTGCTGCTTGAGTTTTCCCAAAGCCTGCCCGATCTGCCCGCCGAAATAGCGGACCGCCCCGAACTGATGGAGCAGGTGGTGGAATGCCAGTCGCCCGTGTTCCTGAGCCTGGACGTGGATGACTCCCCCGAGCACCTGGTCTCCCTGTTCTTCAAGGCGCCCCGCGAAGCGCCGACCACGCGCGGCTTCGCGAGCGTCCTCTATGAGGGCCTGAACGGGCTGCCGGCGGCACAGATCCTAGCCGTACCGGCGGATGTTCCGGACCGCCTGGGACTCACCCGTGCCATCACACCGCTGCGGATGCGGGGAATGTCAGCCATGCTGGGACGTATCAAGCGCCGGCTGGCCGAACACGAAAAGCTCGCCCAGCCGTAG
- a CDS encoding V-type ATP synthase subunit A, which yields MGPRVTAEGAAATAAGTITRVSGPLVEITGLSGLSMLEVVAVGPDRISAQAVAVNGEDATLQAYEYTGGLKVGDAVERTGHQLSGLLGPGLLGTVFDGLLRPLSSAPLWLAQDRMSSTEDPAVLNTAWGFTPSVSVGDTVRPGQVLGTVPEAGTVEFRVMVPPHVAGEVQWLANGPVHPLDPVARVGGADVPLAQQWPVHRPRPFGERLTDTVPLNTGQRVLDLLFPLPRGSAAAVPGGFGTGKTLTLQQIAKWSDADVIVYVGCGERGNEMADVLDGLSGLDDPRTGGKLIDRTVIIANTSNMPMMAREASIATGVTVAEFFRDMGYDAVVIADSTSRWAEALREFANRNGDLPAEEGYPASLASELAAFYERAARVRTLGGATASVTVIGAVSPPGGDMSEPVTTDTQRFVRSLWTLDRDLAYSRHYPAVSWRGSFSRDAEALGRWHSAHGNPLWAQRRASASLLLSEADRLTALAEIIGTASLPGHERMVLLGGRLVRDGVLLQNALSPNDGYSSGEKGSALLQTVLDVVDVCQSLVDHGVPPEDIERFDFTPVLRLREDTGPTDAAGVLSRGHEFLDRLRQLDGGGTGYGAGDATERRPA from the coding sequence ATGGGACCCCGCGTAACCGCAGAAGGGGCAGCCGCCACAGCGGCAGGCACCATCACCCGGGTCAGTGGTCCGCTGGTTGAAATCACTGGACTGTCCGGTCTTTCCATGCTGGAAGTCGTGGCGGTGGGTCCGGACCGGATCTCGGCGCAGGCGGTGGCCGTCAACGGTGAGGATGCCACCCTGCAGGCCTACGAGTACACCGGCGGGCTGAAGGTCGGCGACGCCGTGGAACGTACCGGACACCAGCTGTCGGGGCTATTGGGGCCGGGGCTGCTGGGCACGGTGTTCGACGGACTGCTCCGTCCCCTGTCCTCCGCTCCCCTGTGGCTGGCCCAGGACCGGATGTCCTCCACCGAGGACCCGGCTGTCCTGAACACGGCCTGGGGATTCACGCCGTCGGTGTCGGTGGGCGACACGGTGCGGCCAGGCCAGGTCCTGGGCACCGTGCCGGAAGCAGGGACGGTGGAGTTCCGCGTGATGGTGCCGCCCCACGTTGCCGGCGAGGTCCAGTGGCTGGCCAACGGACCCGTGCACCCCCTGGATCCGGTGGCTCGGGTGGGCGGAGCCGACGTTCCCCTGGCCCAGCAGTGGCCCGTGCACCGGCCCCGTCCCTTCGGCGAGCGCCTGACCGACACCGTGCCGCTGAACACCGGACAACGGGTCCTGGACCTGCTCTTTCCTCTTCCCCGCGGTTCCGCAGCGGCCGTCCCGGGCGGATTCGGCACCGGCAAGACCCTCACGCTCCAGCAGATAGCCAAGTGGTCGGACGCCGACGTCATTGTCTACGTGGGCTGCGGCGAACGCGGCAACGAGATGGCCGATGTGCTGGACGGTCTCTCCGGGCTGGATGATCCCCGCACCGGCGGCAAGCTGATTGACCGGACCGTGATCATTGCCAACACCTCCAACATGCCCATGATGGCGAGGGAGGCGTCCATTGCCACTGGCGTCACCGTGGCGGAGTTCTTCCGCGACATGGGGTACGACGCCGTCGTCATCGCGGACTCGACCTCCCGGTGGGCCGAAGCCCTGCGCGAGTTCGCCAACCGCAACGGAGACCTCCCGGCTGAGGAAGGCTACCCGGCCTCCCTGGCCAGTGAACTTGCGGCCTTCTACGAGCGTGCGGCGCGCGTCCGCACCCTGGGCGGGGCGACGGCGTCGGTCACCGTCATTGGTGCGGTATCCCCTCCCGGCGGAGACATGAGCGAACCGGTAACCACTGACACCCAGCGCTTCGTGCGTTCGCTCTGGACCCTGGACCGGGATCTGGCGTACTCCCGGCATTACCCAGCGGTCAGCTGGCGGGGATCCTTCTCCCGCGACGCCGAGGCGCTGGGCCGGTGGCATTCCGCCCACGGAAATCCACTCTGGGCGCAGCGCCGGGCCTCGGCGTCCCTGCTGCTGTCCGAAGCCGACCGGCTCACCGCCCTGGCGGAGATCATCGGCACCGCCTCCCTCCCGGGGCACGAGCGGATGGTGCTCCTGGGAGGGCGCCTGGTGCGCGACGGCGTCCTGCTGCAGAACGCGCTCAGCCCCAATGACGGCTACAGCTCCGGGGAAAAGGGCTCCGCGCTGCTGCAAACGGTCCTGGACGTGGTGGATGTGTGCCAGTCACTGGTGGATCACGGGGTGCCGCCGGAGGACATTGAGCGTTTCGATTTCACCCCGGTGCTGCGGCTGCGTGAAGACACCGGCCCCACTGACGCAGCGGGCGTGCTGTCCCGAGGACACGAATTCCTGGACCGGCTGCGGCAGTTGGACGGCGGCGGAACCGGGTACGGGGCGGGCGACGCAACCGAAAGAAGGCCTGCATGA
- a CDS encoding alpha/beta hydrolase family protein, with product MAISIPARSSVVVPLDSAPATGLSAPWIKWTAFGAGMGAAATAALFAATSGLGVYFARQVVTPRRNRDENLEILAVFDSENGKQIILPANEDTTVEGTYSLYFDGGAGHARIGTIRSYEPREGTVQRDVEEIYSGDLTRAVRGWWSGAIYPSPSAVGLAEEEVNIPVDGGLAPAWLVRADADAATWAIMVHGRGAQRTECLRAIRTAREAGMTSLLISYRNDGEAPYASDGRYGLGLTEWHDVESAIRYALAHGAKDVVLFGWSMGGAVSLQAADRSPLRRHIRALVLDGPVINWIDVLSHHARLNRIPVQSGRLGQWLISKPAGRTLTGLAAPLDLKSMDWVSRAEEIRIPTLILHSEDDEFVPFGPSAELAEKNPGVVTFERFSKAGHTKEYNVDPERWETTVLVWLNNILGRTRHPAERRLDAE from the coding sequence ATGGCTATCTCCATTCCTGCGCGTTCCTCCGTGGTTGTTCCCCTCGATTCCGCACCGGCAACCGGTCTGTCCGCCCCGTGGATCAAGTGGACGGCGTTTGGGGCCGGAATGGGAGCGGCGGCAACCGCGGCCCTGTTTGCGGCGACGTCCGGACTGGGCGTCTACTTCGCCCGCCAGGTGGTCACGCCGCGCCGGAACCGGGACGAGAATCTTGAGATCCTGGCCGTCTTCGACTCGGAAAACGGGAAGCAGATCATTCTTCCCGCCAACGAGGACACCACAGTTGAGGGCACTTACAGCCTGTACTTTGACGGAGGTGCGGGGCACGCCCGAATCGGGACCATCCGCTCCTACGAGCCGCGCGAGGGAACCGTGCAGCGCGACGTCGAGGAAATCTACAGCGGCGACCTCACCAGGGCCGTGCGCGGCTGGTGGAGCGGTGCCATCTATCCCTCACCCTCCGCCGTCGGCCTCGCCGAGGAGGAAGTCAACATTCCCGTGGACGGCGGTTTGGCTCCGGCCTGGCTGGTCCGCGCGGATGCCGACGCCGCCACCTGGGCCATCATGGTTCATGGCCGGGGCGCCCAGCGCACCGAATGCCTGCGCGCCATCCGCACAGCGCGTGAGGCGGGCATGACAAGCCTGCTCATTTCCTACCGGAACGACGGCGAAGCCCCCTATGCGTCGGATGGCCGGTACGGGCTGGGCCTGACCGAGTGGCACGACGTCGAATCGGCCATCCGCTACGCGCTGGCCCACGGTGCCAAGGACGTTGTGCTTTTTGGCTGGTCCATGGGAGGCGCCGTCAGCCTGCAGGCCGCCGACCGTTCACCCCTGCGCCGGCACATCCGGGCGCTGGTGCTCGACGGTCCGGTCATCAACTGGATTGACGTCCTGAGCCACCATGCGCGGCTGAACCGCATTCCGGTCCAGTCCGGACGGCTGGGGCAGTGGCTCATTTCCAAGCCTGCCGGCCGCACGCTGACCGGTCTGGCCGCACCCCTGGACCTCAAGAGCATGGACTGGGTCTCCCGCGCCGAGGAGATCCGGATTCCCACCCTGATCCTGCACAGCGAGGATGACGAATTTGTTCCGTTCGGCCCTTCGGCTGAGCTGGCGGAGAAGAACCCCGGGGTGGTGACCTTCGAGAGGTTCTCCAAAGCCGGGCACACCAAGGAGTACAACGTGGATCCCGAGCGGTGGGAGACCACGGTGCTTGTGTGGCTCAACAACATTCTGGGCCGGACAAGGCACCCCGCTGAGCGCCGTCTCGACGCAGAGTAG
- a CDS encoding sulfurtransferase, producing MSIAADSNPKFAAYAHPERLVSTQWLAENLDADNLVVLESNEDILLYETGHIPGARKIDWHTDLNDENTRDFVDGAAFAELMARKGISRDTTVVLYGDKSNWWAAYALWVFTLFGHEDVRLLDGGRDKWIAEGRPLTTDKVSVDATEYPVVERNDEKIRAFLPDVVGHLGKGPLIDVRSPAEYTGERTHMPDYMDEGAMKGGHIPTAQSVPWSKAAAEDGTFRTREELEALYQQGAGLKEGDDVVAYCRIGERSSHTWFVLKHLLGFESVRNYDGSWTEWGNAVRVPITRGEEPGSAPS from the coding sequence ATGTCGATCGCCGCTGACAGCAACCCAAAGTTTGCCGCCTATGCCCACCCGGAGCGTCTGGTGTCCACACAGTGGCTGGCCGAGAACCTGGACGCGGACAATCTGGTGGTCCTTGAGTCCAACGAGGACATCCTGCTGTACGAAACGGGCCACATCCCCGGCGCCCGGAAGATCGACTGGCACACGGACCTCAACGACGAAAACACCCGCGACTTCGTGGACGGTGCAGCCTTTGCGGAGCTGATGGCCCGGAAGGGCATCTCCCGGGACACCACCGTGGTTCTGTATGGCGACAAGAGCAACTGGTGGGCCGCCTACGCGCTGTGGGTGTTCACGCTCTTCGGCCACGAGGATGTCCGCCTGCTCGACGGCGGCCGCGACAAGTGGATCGCCGAAGGCCGTCCCCTGACCACTGACAAGGTCTCCGTGGACGCCACGGAATACCCGGTGGTGGAGCGCAACGACGAAAAGATCCGCGCCTTCCTGCCCGACGTCGTCGGCCACTTGGGCAAGGGTCCGCTGATCGACGTGCGCTCCCCCGCCGAATACACCGGCGAACGCACCCACATGCCCGACTACATGGATGAGGGCGCCATGAAGGGCGGCCACATTCCCACCGCGCAGTCAGTGCCCTGGAGCAAGGCCGCTGCCGAAGACGGAACGTTCCGCACCCGTGAGGAGCTCGAGGCCCTGTACCAGCAGGGTGCCGGGCTAAAGGAGGGCGACGACGTCGTGGCCTACTGCCGCATCGGCGAGCGTTCCAGCCACACCTGGTTTGTGCTGAAGCACCTCCTCGGGTTCGAATCCGTGCGCAACTATGACGGATCCTGGACCGAGTGGGGCAACGCGGTCCGCGTTCCGATTACCCGCGGCGAAGAGCCCGGCAGCGCACCCAGCTGA
- a CDS encoding flavin reductase family protein, with product MEHGVFPGELIPAEVTDEAIDSYRLLSSDIASGVAVVATRLRGRDYAATVSGFLSVSYDPPTLLVSLYAESRIAEAVVESGSWALSLLSARQRGTANWLASPGSPLEGLLSQVDYGRGPVTEAAVIEGCIAWFEVRTTSVTTAATHQLVVGEVVAMGRRASAEDEADPLVHFASAYARLG from the coding sequence ATGGAACACGGCGTCTTTCCGGGCGAGCTTATCCCGGCGGAGGTAACGGACGAGGCGATCGACAGCTACCGGCTGCTCAGCTCCGACATTGCCTCCGGAGTGGCCGTCGTGGCCACACGGCTGAGAGGACGGGACTACGCAGCAACGGTCAGCGGTTTCCTTTCGGTCTCCTATGATCCGCCAACGCTGCTGGTCAGCCTCTATGCCGAGTCCCGGATAGCCGAGGCGGTGGTGGAGAGCGGCAGTTGGGCGCTCAGCCTGCTGTCGGCCCGCCAGCGGGGTACCGCAAACTGGCTGGCCAGCCCCGGATCGCCGTTGGAGGGACTCCTCAGCCAGGTGGACTACGGACGCGGACCGGTCACGGAAGCTGCGGTCATCGAGGGATGCATCGCCTGGTTTGAGGTCCGCACCACCTCCGTGACGACGGCGGCCACCCACCAGCTGGTGGTCGGCGAAGTGGTGGCCATGGGACGGCGTGCGTCCGCGGAGGATGAGGCCGATCCTCTGGTGCACTTCGCGTCAGCCTATGCCCGGCTGGGATAA
- a CDS encoding V-type ATP synthase subunit B, translating to MSTDEGTTSAAQSTTGTGSTAASAPRVGYSGVRELRGPLLVLGDAEGVGWDEFATVGVAGQRDRHGLVLEVDGDEVTLQILEGTGGMSLGGIEVRFQGRPLAVPTGLGWLGRVCNGRGEPLDGGPPVTAGRTAPVGGWPLNPVYREPPQDPVITGISAVDALTTLVRGQKLPIFSVPGLPHLTLATQIAAQATTSSGRAFRVVFAAMGMTHADIAYIRDRLEERSAAGELVLLLNAADDPVIERILTPRIALTIAESLAYDEGSDVLVVMSDMTSYAEAVREVSAARREIPARRGYPGYLYSDLAGLYERCGRVRDREGSVTIVPVLTMPAGDITHPVPDLTGYITEGQVVLDPDVDARGIYPPVDVLASLSRLMRSGAGKGRTREDHLDVAAQILSAMARARSAAELAELVGTAALSETDNAYIEFRSVVERNLLNQGRDELRTFDQTMEIAWQALSLLPRRELTMLSGEFLDRYLPGPLGGARL from the coding sequence ATGAGCACTGACGAGGGCACCACCTCCGCCGCGCAGTCCACAACCGGCACTGGGTCCACAGCCGCCTCAGCGCCGCGCGTGGGATACAGCGGCGTGCGCGAATTGCGGGGTCCGCTGCTCGTCCTCGGCGACGCGGAGGGCGTGGGCTGGGACGAATTCGCCACCGTTGGCGTCGCCGGACAGCGGGACCGGCACGGTCTGGTGCTGGAGGTGGACGGGGACGAAGTCACCCTGCAGATCCTTGAAGGCACCGGAGGAATGTCGCTGGGCGGCATCGAGGTTCGATTCCAGGGCCGCCCGCTGGCAGTGCCCACCGGCCTGGGCTGGCTTGGACGGGTCTGCAACGGGCGCGGTGAACCGCTCGACGGCGGCCCTCCCGTCACAGCAGGACGCACGGCGCCGGTGGGCGGCTGGCCCTTGAACCCGGTGTACCGCGAACCGCCGCAGGATCCGGTCATTACCGGCATCTCCGCCGTCGACGCCCTGACCACTTTGGTCCGGGGACAGAAACTGCCCATCTTCTCCGTTCCCGGCCTGCCGCACCTGACCCTGGCCACGCAGATCGCTGCCCAGGCCACCACGTCCTCGGGCCGGGCATTCCGGGTGGTGTTTGCCGCCATGGGCATGACGCACGCCGACATCGCCTATATCCGGGACCGGTTGGAGGAGCGCTCCGCGGCAGGGGAACTGGTGCTGCTGCTCAACGCCGCCGATGATCCGGTGATTGAACGCATCCTGACTCCGCGGATTGCGCTCACCATCGCCGAGTCCCTGGCCTATGACGAGGGCTCCGACGTCCTGGTGGTGATGTCGGATATGACCAGCTATGCCGAGGCGGTGCGGGAAGTTTCAGCGGCCCGGCGGGAAATTCCGGCCCGGCGCGGCTACCCCGGCTATCTCTACAGTGATTTGGCCGGCCTCTATGAGCGGTGCGGACGGGTTAGGGACCGGGAGGGTTCCGTGACCATCGTTCCCGTGCTGACCATGCCGGCCGGGGACATCACCCATCCGGTTCCGGACCTCACCGGCTACATCACCGAGGGCCAGGTGGTGTTGGACCCCGACGTCGACGCGCGCGGCATCTATCCGCCCGTGGACGTGCTGGCCTCGCTGTCCCGCCTGATGCGCAGCGGCGCCGGAAAGGGGCGCACCCGGGAAGACCATCTGGATGTGGCGGCGCAGATCCTCTCGGCGATGGCGCGGGCACGCTCCGCCGCGGAACTGGCCGAACTTGTGGGAACCGCGGCACTGAGCGAAACAGACAACGCCTACATTGAATTCCGGTCCGTGGTGGAGCGAAACCTGCTGAACCAGGGCCGCGATGAGCTGCGCACCTTTGACCAGACCATGGAGATCGCCTGGCAAGCCCTGTCGCTGCTGCCGCGGCGGGAACTGACCATGCTGTCCGGCGAATTCCTGGACAGGTACCTGCCCGGCCCCCTCGGAGGGGCACGGCTGTGA
- a CDS encoding ATP synthase subunit C yields MNPWLAGLPLVLLLAVLLALGAFMLLRRNRRTGIKALLGLNAVLMAGALALFAAALNAAPANAGAGDGGAAATAVAAATEGGDSSGAALIGAAIAVAGSSIGAAIAVAYTGSAALAAMSERPEIFGRAMVVVGLAEGIAIYGLIISIILIGQA; encoded by the coding sequence ATGAATCCCTGGCTCGCCGGCCTTCCGCTGGTCCTCCTCCTCGCCGTCCTGCTGGCACTCGGCGCCTTCATGCTGCTGCGGCGCAACCGGCGCACCGGCATCAAGGCGCTGCTGGGGCTGAACGCCGTCCTCATGGCCGGAGCGCTGGCCCTCTTCGCCGCGGCTTTGAACGCCGCACCGGCAAATGCAGGAGCGGGCGACGGCGGAGCGGCGGCCACCGCCGTTGCTGCGGCAACAGAAGGTGGTGACAGCAGCGGTGCAGCCCTGATTGGCGCCGCCATCGCCGTTGCCGGTTCCTCCATTGGCGCCGCCATTGCCGTCGCCTACACCGGATCAGCGGCACTGGCCGCGATGAGCGAACGGCCCGAGATTTTCGGCCGCGCCATGGTGGTGGTGGGGCTGGCCGAAGGCATCGCCATTTACGGGCTCATCATCTCGATCATCCTCATCGGGCAGGCATGA
- a CDS encoding V-type ATPase 116kDa subunit family protein, translated as MPWREALSPVRMERIALVAPLAARHEMLSEVARSSAVELDLPYEPGTGLEEIDRAADAAVVHGPVAGLVGWSPSQQLPGLQAALEPHGASAVALRRPRGVQPPTLLTGDEPRRKQVPVLSRLLVDTYTTVPYADLDPARIAGVAYVVMFGMMFGDAGQGALLVIAGLLLRFLPRLQRFRRTWLFITGAGLAAVFFGVLYGEFFGPTGVLPVLWLEPLEEPIPLLVAALVLGAVLLAGSYVLGTINRVREGGWAYALYARSGLAGALLFTAVGLLAWGLLAAQPVILVIAGVAALLALVLMFIGLFAESGGGATGGLQASVELVDSVVQLGSNLVSFTRLAAFGLTHAALMMVVWQATTALWAPDWRAVAAVVVFIIGNALTFALESLVAGIQALRLEYYELFSRVFQEEGRRFRPWNPDPDTDQDTAQTTGGAELSPAAPAERHLP; from the coding sequence ATGCCGTGGCGTGAAGCCCTGAGCCCGGTGCGGATGGAGCGGATTGCCCTGGTTGCACCGCTGGCCGCCCGGCACGAGATGCTCAGCGAGGTGGCACGGAGTTCCGCCGTCGAACTCGATCTGCCCTACGAGCCGGGAACCGGTCTGGAGGAAATCGACCGGGCGGCCGATGCCGCCGTCGTTCACGGTCCGGTGGCGGGCCTGGTGGGCTGGTCGCCGTCGCAGCAGCTGCCCGGCCTGCAGGCAGCGCTGGAACCGCACGGTGCCTCCGCCGTCGCTCTCCGGCGTCCGCGCGGAGTGCAGCCGCCCACGCTGCTGACCGGAGACGAACCGCGCCGGAAGCAGGTTCCGGTGCTGTCCCGGCTGCTCGTGGACACCTACACCACGGTTCCGTACGCGGATCTGGACCCCGCCCGGATTGCGGGCGTGGCGTACGTGGTGATGTTCGGCATGATGTTTGGCGACGCCGGACAGGGCGCCCTGCTGGTGATTGCCGGCCTGCTGCTGCGTTTCCTGCCGCGGCTGCAGCGGTTCCGCCGAACCTGGCTGTTCATCACCGGAGCAGGACTGGCCGCAGTGTTCTTCGGTGTTCTGTACGGAGAGTTTTTCGGTCCCACCGGAGTGCTGCCGGTGCTGTGGCTCGAACCGCTGGAGGAACCAATTCCGCTTCTGGTTGCCGCACTGGTGCTGGGCGCTGTCCTGCTGGCCGGATCCTACGTATTGGGCACCATCAACCGGGTCCGCGAGGGCGGCTGGGCATACGCCCTGTACGCCAGATCCGGACTGGCCGGGGCCCTGCTGTTCACGGCGGTCGGCCTGCTGGCCTGGGGCCTGCTGGCGGCACAGCCCGTGATTCTGGTGATTGCCGGAGTGGCAGCTCTGCTGGCGCTGGTGCTGATGTTCATCGGCCTGTTTGCCGAGTCCGGCGGCGGCGCCACGGGCGGGCTGCAGGCAAGTGTTGAGCTGGTGGACAGCGTGGTGCAGCTGGGCTCCAACCTGGTGTCCTTTACCCGGCTCGCCGCCTTCGGCCTCACCCACGCCGCGCTGATGATGGTCGTCTGGCAGGCCACCACGGCGCTGTGGGCACCGGACTGGCGGGCGGTGGCCGCCGTCGTCGTCTTCATCATCGGCAATGCGCTGACCTTTGCCCTGGAGAGCCTGGTCGCTGGAATCCAGGCTCTGCGGCTGGAGTACTACGAGCTGTTTTCCCGCGTTTTCCAAGAAGAAGGCAGAAGGTTCCGGCCCTGGAATCCTGATCCCGACACGGATCAGGACACCGCGCAGACCACCGGCGGCGCAGAACTCTCCCCCGCCGCCCCAGCTGAGAGGCACCTCCCATGA
- the ybaK gene encoding Cys-tRNA(Pro) deacylase, translating to MAGNRDKHADRHPGKGATPATRLLDDANIPYTVRHYEHDDGAPSYGLEAAEKLGLPPEIVYKTLMVDLGGRLAVAMVPVAANLDLKKFAALMGARKAVMADRREAERRTGYVVGGISPLGQKHPSHAGIDSQVELLDEVYVSGGRRGLQIGLSPFDLIRLTSALTAPIAASPA from the coding sequence ATGGCAGGAAACCGGGACAAGCATGCGGACAGGCATCCGGGCAAGGGCGCGACGCCGGCCACCCGGCTGCTCGACGACGCCAACATTCCGTACACCGTGCGTCACTACGAGCACGACGACGGTGCGCCCTCGTACGGCCTCGAGGCGGCGGAGAAGCTCGGACTGCCCCCTGAAATCGTGTACAAGACGCTCATGGTGGATCTGGGCGGCCGGCTGGCCGTCGCCATGGTTCCGGTTGCCGCGAACCTCGACCTGAAGAAATTCGCAGCCCTCATGGGTGCGCGCAAGGCCGTCATGGCGGACCGGCGCGAGGCCGAGCGGCGCACGGGCTACGTGGTGGGTGGCATCTCCCCCCTGGGCCAGAAGCACCCCTCCCACGCGGGGATCGACAGCCAAGTGGAACTGCTGGACGAGGTGTATGTGTCCGGCGGCCGGCGCGGGCTGCAGATTGGGCTATCCCCGTTTGACCTCATTCGGCTGACGTCTGCCCTTACGGCTCCGATTGCCGCGTCGCCTGCCTAG
- a CDS encoding CPBP family intramembrane glutamic endopeptidase produces the protein MFVALYVLAASGALVALGLSGVVHFTLESLLPAVLVSVTAAAMLAVYVHLVRRNSLTPADLGFRRPGLRMLHLLWQIPAAVMACLLAQGLFLGLLSLISIDTSVAQSTNDPLDDIGGLSPVLTAAVVLVIAVLTPLWEEVLFRGAILDGLSRRFRPVPAVILSAALFAAVHLVLVGFAYLFMLGVMLAWLRRFHRNIWAPVLLHAANNALVTLVVLSAV, from the coding sequence ATGTTCGTTGCCCTGTACGTGCTGGCGGCATCCGGCGCGCTCGTGGCGCTCGGACTGTCCGGCGTCGTCCACTTCACCCTCGAATCGCTGCTCCCCGCGGTCCTCGTCTCTGTCACGGCCGCGGCGATGCTTGCCGTCTACGTACATCTGGTCCGCCGCAACTCACTGACCCCAGCGGACCTCGGCTTCCGCCGGCCCGGACTGCGCATGCTGCACCTGCTGTGGCAGATCCCCGCGGCTGTCATGGCCTGTCTGCTCGCGCAGGGCCTGTTCCTCGGACTTCTGTCCCTGATCAGCATCGATACGTCGGTGGCCCAGTCCACCAATGACCCACTTGATGACATCGGCGGCCTGTCCCCGGTACTGACCGCCGCGGTGGTGCTTGTCATCGCGGTCCTGACGCCGCTGTGGGAAGAAGTCCTGTTCCGGGGAGCCATCCTCGACGGGCTTTCACGCCGCTTCCGGCCCGTCCCCGCGGTCATCCTGTCCGCAGCACTTTTTGCCGCGGTGCACCTGGTCCTGGTGGGCTTCGCCTACCTGTTCATGCTGGGCGTCATGCTGGCGTGGCTACGGCGCTTCCACCGGAACATCTGGGCGCCGGTGCTGCTTCACGCGGCCAACAACGCCCTTGTCACCCTCGTTGTCCTGAGCGCCGTCTAG